The DNA segment GAAGGTGTAACCATAGAACATTTTATTATTCACCATAAAATAGCGCGGGTAAAAGAATTGTTGCAATGCAATGAAATGAACCTTACAGAAATTGCCTGGAACCTGCACTACAGCAGCGTTGCGCATCTTTCAAACCAATTTAAGAAAGTAACCGGTCTCACACCATCTCAATTCAAATTGCAGAAGCACCGGTCATATGTGCAGGATACCAGTTGCTAAACGGTGTCATCGTAAAGTCTTTGTCAGCTGAAGCTGGTATTGCTTTTTTATATGCTGGTTATAAAACTGCCCAAACGAGGCAGCGTTTTTAAAATCGCTCCACACGGTAGCAGGCATGTGCTGGTGAATGTATGATTGCTTATCCGTTTCCAGCACAAAAAATCCTGTCACGCTATCACAACTATAAAAGCTGGCACCTCTTATCCAACTGCTCTTTCCTGTATTCACTTTGTCGCTATAAACGAATGTTGTTTTTACAATTAGGTTTTTGGCCTGCTCATAAGAGGCAAAGCTTTCCGGTATGCCGGCGCATGCAGGCGCTATGGCAGGTTGTGTAGCGGAGACGGCATGGTGCGCAGCAGGAGGTATTTCCTTTGTATCGTTATTGCCGGTGCTGCACGAAAGCAGCAGCGCACTCATTAATAAAGCAGGTAATGGTTTATACATCATGTTGAAGGTGGTTTTACCATGTTCTGAAGGTGATGGTTTATAAAAAAAATATTATAGAGCCGGCGGTAGTTTGTTATGGCATCGTCCCTTGTGTCACTCACTTGTACTGTATATCATTGGGCGGCTGCAGGTTTCGGTGCTATGCCTGTTACAAGGCATAGTAATAGTTTGGCTGCATTCTTCAACGGCAAGACCGTACCCGCAAACTGCAGTTCCCAAAAGTTATACAGATGAAAGGATTGCGACGCAACAGGCGATGCCATGAAAAACCGCTGCCGGTACCTGTATTATCAGCCATTAAACTATAAGCGCTGTGGTGCGAACATTTGGTGATAGCAGGGAATGATTATGCCGTGAATTGAATGTTGCAGGAGAAAGAAGAGAAGCCTGCATGAAATAAGGGGTTGGCCGGGGCTGGTATAAATAAAAAACAAGCCCCTGTGAGGAGGCTTGTTTAATAAAAATGCGATTAGTATCTGTTCTTATTATAACTGTTGCCGTTATTGAAATTTCTATCGCGTGAAGGACGGCTTTCTTTTGGCTTTGCCTCAGATACACCGATCGTTCTGTTTTCTACTGTTGCACCATCAAGCTCTGCAATGGCTTTTTTGGATGCAGCTTCATCAGCCATTTCAACAAAACCAAATCCTCTTGATCTGCCTGTTTCCCTGTCTGTGATAACTTTAGCTGAAGTAACTTCTCCGTAAGGAGCAAAAAAATCCTTTAAGTCTTCATCCTGAACGTTGAAGCTTAAATTTGAAACATAAATGTTCATTTCTAACAATTGATTGATTAAATAATTTCTGAGGAAAGCAAGAAGTAACGAACTAACTATAATGCAGATGTAAAAAGCATGTAATTAATGAATACTAATGCGAGGCTCATATTAACGGCGTGAAGATAGGCTTTTATTTTACATAAGCATGATAAAATAATTATAATGCTTTCCGAAAGGTTGCGAAAGCATTATAATTACCATGTTTTGCAGGCACATTAATTGAGCAATTCATCGATGGGTATAGCATCCAGGTAATGCCTGATGGCATTGGTATCTGGCAATACGCGGTATTCATCAATACGGTTGTCTGCCACATTGCAAAAGGCCTCTACATAATAATCTTCTAACTGGAACAGGAATACTACAACATGCGGATATGTTCGCCGGGCCAATGGAACGGCCTTGTGCATAACAGACCATTTTTTTTCCGCTTCACTTAATAGAATAAACTCTGAAAGCTTCATAATGTTAATCTTAAAATGTTAACGAATAAAGGCTTACCAAAACTTTACACTAACTGATAACGAGAACAAAAACTGAGACGATTGATAACGGAACTGAACTTTGTAAACGGGTTGCAACACTTGTTGAGACAATGTAAGACAGGGCGTGCTGCTGATTGAACGGAACGTTGTAAAGATATGGCAATAAGCCGGAAGACGGATAAAAAAGTATAGTCGTGGTTTTATGCCCGTGCCTTTTACGGAGTAAATACACAGGATACTGTGCATGGCTACCAGCGTGCCCAGTGGCTTCTGACCTGGTAGAGTACTTTTTTTATTATTGTACCGGGCCGTAAATCAATTTTAAAAAAACGAAAACGAAAGATCGTATTAAACATAGGTATGAATTTTTTATAAGAGCAGGCTTGCTTTGTAATCTGTCAGGTGGTGATACACCCGTTATTGTTATATACCTGCGAAGCCGCCGGAAGATTGTCAGGCATTTTTTCTGTGTGCCATTTTACTGCGTTCTGCAAATACATTGCGAAGCTTATAAGCCACCTGCCTGAAAAGTGCCGGTTCCTGTGTTTCCATGCCTCCTGATTCTGTCCAGGCCCTTTTGTCATGGTTATAGGTTAGTATGGTTTCATTGCCATATTCCTGCAGCGTATTATTGAATCGTAATAAAATAATATCTGATACCTGTAGAAAGTTGTAAGCCACATATGCCACGAAATTGACATCGTTATGTTGTAATGATATAGTCATAATAAAATGCTTTAATAATAAGATGTGCGAGGGAGCAAATTTCGGGGGCAGGAATTTCTCTCAATAGCGGAAAGGTAAGCTTTATATAGCTGGTTTAAGCGTAACGGGATATATATAATAAAAGGGTATAGGAGTTAGCAGGTGTAGCGTACTGAAACCCCGGCGTTTGCAATGATATATACCTGCAAATTTATTTTACCTGCAGAGCATTGTGGCCGTAATAACAAACTAAACAGGCAAGATCTGCAGGAGTGCCTACCTTTGCCACTGGTCATCACCAAATGTCTAATCTATGAAGCTCTTTTCTTACAGCAATTACGATAATATTTTTGTACGGGTTACCATTATTCTTGCAATAGTGATCGTGGTGGGTCTGCTTATTTATGGCGCGTATACACTGCTGGCCGGCCATTCCTGAAATGCTTAAAGTTTTCCCGTTTTATTTGCTAATACATTGAACATTTTTAGCCTGTTGTACAACACATACGGCAAGTAGTAACGCTTATGCGTATGTATAACTTATACACATGGTCTTATGAATAGCCTGCGGCTGTTATCTTTGGGCCTTTTAATCAATTATGCTCCGTAGCATTGTAATCAGGAAAGTAAAACATCGGTGGGTAGTGTCGTGGCAGGATAGCAGGATCATCGCCAAGCGTTTTTTCCTGCAAAATGCTGTTGCACGTG comes from the Panacibacter microcysteis genome and includes:
- a CDS encoding KTSC domain-containing protein; translation: MMYKPLPALLMSALLLSCSTGNNDTKEIPPAAHHAVSATQPAIAPACAGIPESFASYEQAKNLIVKTTFVYSDKVNTGKSSWIRGASFYSCDSVTGFFVLETDKQSYIHQHMPATVWSDFKNAASFGQFYNQHIKKQYQLQLTKTLR
- a CDS encoding RNA recognition motif domain-containing protein, which produces MNIYVSNLSFNVQDEDLKDFFAPYGEVTSAKVITDRETGRSRGFGFVEMADEAASKKAIAELDGATVENRTIGVSEAKPKESRPSRDRNFNNGNSYNKNRY